From a region of the Leptospira kmetyi serovar Malaysia str. Bejo-Iso9 genome:
- a CDS encoding HsdM family class I SAM-dependent methyltransferase produces the protein MSPEVNRKNKNKYLGQFFTPERVADFLVDWVLGAERITSSDDPERIHRILDPAIGNGIFFKSILDKLPNINAEWFGFDLDLQCLNSSRQALEDRISKTSILNFFDRDFLLQKEDQKFDVILCNPPYRKISDKNYSKELIHQFEGRSDKKLPGTANLYVFFLLKCLNMIDRGGRAAFLVPQDFFNSGYGIFIKSALRESGLLHSLFLLSPQDSLFDEAVTSSCILLLENSDKVKKSGFYWTRLKPGFFSDKSKLLAGSVESIETDWIPFPDPEAKWSPIFHRLEKKIQMGEKRTDTEKENVGNYVPLLEFGKFTRGIATGDNDFFLFTKEMVDASGIPEKHFKTCIPKSQYARNKIFLYNDWEELSKKGAKVWLLDVKLEYDPSDSHALQNHLQSGITRGVHQRFLPSRRKNWYTQESKSACPILASSFHRTEIRIVRNFSNVVHLTCFHGFNPAPGMEEWVDALYAYLISSVSKKDLETRRREYARGLWKAEPGDLNSLWVPDFRKLGTSIYKELGDLVSELKLARSSSEKETSILHRIDSIFKDGVL, from the coding sequence ATGTCACCAGAGGTAAATCGAAAAAATAAGAATAAATATCTAGGACAGTTTTTTACACCCGAAAGGGTCGCGGATTTCCTGGTAGATTGGGTTCTGGGTGCCGAGAGAATCACCTCCTCGGATGATCCGGAACGTATACACCGTATACTCGATCCTGCGATCGGTAACGGAATTTTTTTCAAAAGTATTCTCGATAAACTCCCCAACATAAACGCGGAATGGTTCGGATTCGATCTGGATCTGCAATGTTTGAACTCGAGTCGACAAGCGCTCGAAGATAGAATCTCTAAAACTAGTATACTAAACTTTTTCGATCGCGACTTCTTACTTCAGAAAGAGGATCAGAAGTTCGACGTCATTCTTTGTAACCCTCCTTACAGAAAGATCAGCGATAAGAATTATTCCAAGGAATTGATCCATCAATTCGAAGGCCGATCGGACAAAAAACTGCCGGGTACCGCGAACCTTTACGTTTTCTTTTTATTAAAATGTTTGAATATGATCGATCGGGGAGGCAGGGCGGCCTTTCTTGTGCCTCAGGATTTTTTCAATTCCGGTTACGGCATTTTTATCAAGTCCGCTTTGCGGGAATCGGGTCTTTTGCATTCTCTCTTTTTACTTTCGCCGCAGGACAGCCTTTTCGACGAGGCGGTGACGAGCTCCTGCATTCTTTTATTAGAAAATTCTGATAAAGTAAAGAAGTCCGGCTTTTATTGGACGAGGTTGAAGCCCGGATTTTTTTCGGATAAGTCCAAGCTTCTCGCGGGTTCCGTGGAATCGATCGAAACCGATTGGATTCCGTTTCCCGATCCCGAAGCCAAATGGAGTCCGATCTTTCATCGCCTGGAAAAGAAGATTCAGATGGGAGAAAAAAGAACGGATACGGAAAAGGAAAACGTCGGAAACTACGTTCCCTTGCTCGAATTCGGAAAGTTCACCCGAGGAATCGCCACCGGAGACAACGATTTCTTTTTGTTCACAAAGGAGATGGTCGACGCGTCCGGCATTCCGGAGAAACACTTCAAGACCTGTATTCCAAAATCGCAATATGCGAGAAACAAGATATTCTTATATAACGATTGGGAAGAATTGAGCAAAAAGGGGGCCAAGGTTTGGCTTCTCGACGTGAAACTCGAATACGATCCGAGCGATTCTCACGCTTTGCAAAACCATCTTCAATCCGGGATCACGAGAGGGGTTCATCAGAGGTTTCTTCCTTCTCGAAGAAAGAACTGGTACACTCAGGAATCCAAATCGGCTTGTCCGATTCTCGCTTCCAGTTTTCACAGAACCGAAATCAGAATCGTAAGAAATTTCAGCAACGTGGTTCATCTCACTTGTTTTCACGGATTCAATCCCGCGCCCGGAATGGAAGAATGGGTCGACGCGCTTTACGCTTACTTGATCTCTTCCGTTTCCAAAAAGGATTTGGAAACCAGAAGAAGGGAATACGCAAGAGGTCTTTGGAAAGCGGAACCGGGAGATTTGAATTCGTTGTGGGTTCCCGATTTTAGAAAACTGGGAACGTCGATTTACAAGGAACTCGGCGATCTCGTTTCCGAATTGAAACTCGCCCGTTCTTCCTCCGAAAAAGAAACCTCCATTCTTCATAGAATCGATTCGATCTTTAAAGACGGCGTTCTCTGA
- a CDS encoding ankyrin repeat domain-containing protein — MISRIHKLPCFFLIFPIFLLADPALDSEFLRSVQEGDPKKTELLIQAGATVDASDSRGKTALMIADHRPEVAEVLIRSGANVNAQDKDGNSVLSESLSGLLDVKVLDIDDLAVPKRLIESGAKLEYVSKLDETRTFPVSILNMAIRHGNLVLVKFLVENHADVNFDKGNPEEFPLFLACGAGSSSAHYPIVEFLLKNNAKSDYTSRLHEKNQDGKQIQAGADNALHFLSEKSEVDLRIPELLVKTGTNLNHRNAEGISPLLRAILKKRISLAEKLIELGADPNLSDVYGRSPLEEARRQKFDTLETLILKKIGNKDNADKTPQASAR, encoded by the coding sequence ATGATTTCAAGAATTCATAAACTTCCTTGTTTCTTTTTGATTTTCCCGATTTTTCTATTAGCCGATCCCGCGCTGGACAGCGAGTTTTTAAGATCGGTTCAAGAGGGAGATCCGAAGAAAACGGAGCTGTTGATCCAAGCGGGTGCGACCGTGGACGCCTCCGATTCCAGAGGAAAAACCGCTCTGATGATCGCCGATCATAGACCCGAAGTAGCGGAAGTTTTGATTCGCTCGGGAGCGAACGTAAACGCGCAGGACAAAGACGGAAATTCAGTGTTATCCGAAAGTTTATCCGGACTTCTGGACGTCAAGGTTCTCGACATAGACGACCTCGCGGTTCCCAAACGATTGATCGAATCGGGAGCGAAGTTGGAATACGTATCCAAACTCGACGAGACAAGAACGTTTCCGGTTTCAATATTAAACATGGCGATCCGCCACGGGAACCTGGTGCTCGTTAAATTCCTTGTGGAGAACCACGCCGATGTGAACTTTGATAAGGGCAATCCGGAAGAATTTCCCCTTTTCCTCGCCTGCGGAGCTGGATCGTCTTCCGCGCATTATCCGATCGTCGAATTTCTTTTGAAGAACAACGCCAAGTCGGATTATACGAGCCGTCTTCATGAAAAGAATCAGGACGGAAAACAGATTCAAGCGGGAGCGGACAACGCTCTTCATTTTCTTTCCGAAAAATCCGAAGTGGATCTGAGAATACCCGAATTACTCGTAAAAACCGGAACGAATCTCAATCATAGAAACGCGGAAGGAATTTCCCCTCTCTTAAGAGCCATCCTCAAAAAAAGAATCTCCTTAGCCGAAAAACTCATCGAACTCGGAGCCGATCCCAATCTTTCGGACGTTTACGGAAGAAGTCCGTTGGAAGAAGCGCGCAGACAAAAGTTCGATACTCTGGAAACCCTCATCCTTAAAAAAATCGGAAACAAAGACAACGCGGATAAAACTCCTCAAGCGTCCGCACGTTGA
- a CDS encoding alpha/beta fold hydrolase: MKRIPSFQFRTVVLLLSVLLSSCRFLGIGSIPIDVLKSKYANSESEFVQIGNVNLHYRDEGQGPAVILLHGVCASLHTWDDWTASLKGKYRIIRLDLPGHGLTGIDGDLSVLDPIQGVQLLEEFRKRLGLEKFYLVGNSMGGYISWNYSLSYPSRVEKMVLIDAAGYAQPLPELIAFGSHPLVRPVAKFSTPSFLVSRGISQAYGDPSKLKDEVKERYIDLSMREGNREAIAKIFQIAREKFLNPDISKRIAEVTTPTLVMWGTEDHWLKYEYFPYWKRDLKNAKFAVYEGAGHIPMEEIPDRTARDLDSFLSGVY; this comes from the coding sequence ATGAAGCGAATTCCGAGTTTTCAGTTCAGAACGGTCGTTCTTCTTTTGTCCGTTCTTTTGAGTTCCTGCAGGTTTTTAGGAATCGGTTCGATTCCGATCGACGTTTTGAAATCGAAATACGCCAATTCCGAATCCGAATTCGTTCAGATCGGAAACGTAAACCTTCATTACAGAGACGAAGGACAGGGGCCGGCGGTCATTCTTTTACACGGAGTTTGTGCGTCCTTGCATACTTGGGACGATTGGACCGCGTCTCTCAAAGGAAAGTATAGAATCATCCGTTTGGATCTTCCCGGTCACGGTTTGACCGGCATCGACGGCGATCTTTCCGTTTTGGATCCGATCCAAGGAGTTCAACTTTTGGAAGAATTCAGAAAACGTCTGGGTTTGGAAAAATTTTATTTAGTAGGGAACTCGATGGGCGGTTACATTTCTTGGAACTATTCCCTTTCTTATCCGAGCCGGGTAGAGAAGATGGTTTTGATCGACGCCGCGGGTTACGCGCAACCTTTGCCCGAACTCATCGCGTTCGGAAGTCATCCACTTGTAAGACCGGTCGCTAAATTTTCGACCCCGAGTTTTTTGGTAAGCAGAGGAATCAGTCAAGCATACGGAGATCCTTCCAAATTGAAAGACGAAGTGAAAGAACGATATATCGATCTTTCCATGAGAGAAGGAAACCGAGAAGCGATCGCAAAGATATTTCAGATCGCTCGGGAAAAATTTTTGAATCCCGATATTTCGAAACGAATCGCCGAGGTTACGACTCCCACTCTCGTAATGTGGGGAACCGAAGATCATTGGTTGAAATACGAATACTTTCCGTATTGGAAACGAGATTTGAAAAACGCGAAGTTCGCCGTTTACGAAGGCGCGGGTCATATTCCGATGGAGGAGATTCCGGATCGTACGGCTCGGGATTTGGATTCTTTTCTTTCGGGCGTTTATTAG